One Gossypium hirsutum isolate 1008001.06 chromosome A11, Gossypium_hirsutum_v2.1, whole genome shotgun sequence genomic window carries:
- the LOC107889100 gene encoding probable aldo-keto reductase 1, with product MAEQHQGVEIPRVKLGSQGLEVSKLGFGCMGLSGNYNDPVPDEVGISIIKHAFARGITFFDTSDIYGPQTNEILVGKALKQLPREKVQLATKFGVVKMDPAAGIVINGTPEYVRASIQASLKRLDVDYIDLYYQHRVDTKTPIEDTMGELKKLVEEGKIKYIGLSEASPETIRRAHVVHPVTALQMEWSLWSRDIENEIIPLCRELGIGIVPYSPLGRGFFGGRIVA from the exons ATGGCTGAGCAGCATCAGGGTGTTGAGATTCCTAGAGTGAAACTTGGATCTCAAGGACTTGAG GTTTCCAAGTTGGGGTTTGGCTGTATGGGGCTTAGCGGAAATTACAATGATCCAGTCCCTGATGAGGTTGGCATCTCCATCATCAAGCATGCATTCGCCAGAGGAATCACATTCTTTGATACATCAGATATCTATGGACCCCAAACTAATGAAATATTGGTTGGAAAG GCATTGAAGCAACTACCACGAGAGAAGGTACAATTGGCCACAAAATTTGGTGTTGTCAAGATGGATCCTGCAGCTGGTATTGTAATTAATGGTACCCCTGAATATGTCCGCGCCTCGATCCAGGCTAGCCTGAAGCGCCTTGATGTCGATTACATTGATCTCTACTACCAGCACAGGGTCGACACTAAAACACCAATAGAGGATACT ATGGGAGAACTGAAGAAGTTGGTAGAAGAGGGGAAGATAAAGTACATAGGTTTATCAGAAGCTAGCCCTGAAACCATAAGGAGGGCACATGTTGTTCATCCCGTCACTGCCCTACAAATGGAGTGGTCCCTTTGGAGTCGTGATATCGAGAACGAAATAATCCCCCTGTGCAG GGAACTTGGGATTGGGATAGTTCCATATAGCCCTCTCGGTCGTGGTTTCTTCGGTGGCAGGATTGTTGCGTAA